Proteins from a genomic interval of Cognatishimia sp. WU-CL00825:
- a CDS encoding DEAD/DEAH box helicase family protein, with protein MTSTNFEFLKEDWPELAGLGALAESYAHTDPTSSVFNLRLLAENLVKDIYRDLKLPKPVRAKQIDLLEGGSFCTITPKVVRDKLHAIRVQGNKAVHGEGASTATAIWLLREAFDLSRWLTVYFKKSDIQSLPKFSKPLPPADASEAKAETKKVLDRLAAQEAEMASLLEELDVARQQVETSEKKAAELEILAKSASETADVLEFDESTTRTRIIDSMIAAAGWDIAGGDASTSEVAKEFGVLGQPTSTGKGFVDYVLFDSDGSPLAVIEAKKTSVDPERGRKQAQLYADALEEQSGQRPAIFYTNGYDLWLWDDAGGYPPRKVYGYYSKDSLQYLVKFQRKNKKDLSTLVPQERIVNRLYQIEAIKAVAERFSDHYRKALVVQATGTGKTRVAIALAELLIRAGWAKRVLFLCDRKELRKQAKNSFTEFLETEPVRIVNSRASGESTERIFIATYPAMLKVFQSFDVGFFDLIIADESHRSIYNIYGDLFHYFDSLQIGLTATPVNFVTRSTFGLFNCEGQLPTFNYDLEQAVTSEPPYLTPFEVFEHTTQFLRDGIRLEGLTAEQIAELEDQGEDPNNYDFSSEQIDQGIFNRDTNRVIIRNLMENGVREGSEQSIGKTIIFARNHVHAILMSSLFDEMYPQYGGKFCRVIDNYDPRAEQLIDDFKSSTNELTIAISVDMLDTGIDVPEIVNLVFAKPVKSPVKFWQMVGRGTRLCPDLFGPGLDKKVFRIFDHWGNFQRFEDGYQPAEPQPSKSLLQVLFEQRLTLAETALRKSEIATFDDIVALISADIEALPEESIAVRERWKEKRSVGALDNLNKFEPNTVAVLRNTIAPLMQWRNIRGATDAHAFDLLVCRIQIATLMASADVADLRIDFMERLDRLQMNLNPVREKAEVIKRAKSDTFWENLTVAALEDVRTPLREIIHYREPGVSPGIGPKIIDVTEDESLVQTGRRSASLHTVDMAAYKSIVEGELRKHFDTNPTLVKIRNGEPVTAEDLNAIISLVLTQNPDVGREALEEFFETTALPLDLAIRSMVGLDAEMVRDRFSTFVLSHPELTAKQTRFLGMLQNHIVKFGFITIDKLYDQPFTVVDADGPEGVFDKPEDIDQLMKIVNLFAPPSRSGDSDGTDKGTIH; from the coding sequence ATGACCTCCACAAACTTTGAGTTCTTGAAAGAAGATTGGCCCGAACTGGCCGGATTGGGGGCATTGGCCGAGTCCTATGCACACACTGACCCAACAAGTTCGGTGTTTAATCTACGTCTTCTGGCCGAGAACTTGGTGAAAGACATTTACCGAGATTTGAAGCTACCCAAACCAGTTCGGGCAAAGCAAATCGACCTGCTCGAAGGCGGCTCATTCTGCACCATTACACCCAAGGTGGTCCGCGATAAACTTCATGCAATTCGTGTCCAAGGCAATAAAGCTGTCCATGGTGAAGGAGCTTCGACTGCCACCGCGATCTGGCTTCTCAGGGAAGCCTTCGACTTGTCGCGTTGGTTGACTGTTTACTTCAAGAAGTCAGACATCCAATCGTTACCGAAGTTTTCCAAACCCCTTCCCCCAGCCGACGCATCAGAGGCGAAAGCAGAAACAAAGAAAGTACTTGACCGACTGGCGGCTCAGGAAGCTGAGATGGCATCATTACTGGAAGAGCTTGATGTCGCTCGACAACAGGTTGAGACCTCAGAGAAGAAGGCCGCTGAACTCGAAATTTTGGCTAAATCAGCATCTGAGACCGCTGACGTACTAGAATTTGATGAATCAACCACGCGGACTAGAATCATTGACTCTATGATCGCAGCAGCAGGTTGGGACATCGCCGGTGGGGATGCTTCCACCTCGGAGGTGGCTAAGGAATTCGGGGTTCTCGGACAACCGACCTCTACTGGAAAAGGTTTTGTAGATTATGTCCTTTTTGACTCTGACGGTTCGCCACTTGCGGTGATCGAAGCCAAAAAAACGTCAGTTGACCCCGAACGCGGTAGAAAACAAGCTCAGCTTTACGCCGACGCGTTGGAAGAACAAAGTGGGCAACGCCCGGCCATCTTTTACACCAATGGCTACGACCTTTGGCTGTGGGATGATGCCGGTGGGTATCCGCCCCGAAAAGTCTACGGCTACTACTCCAAAGACAGCTTACAGTACCTCGTGAAGTTCCAGCGAAAGAACAAAAAAGACCTCTCAACACTGGTGCCGCAAGAACGCATCGTAAACAGACTTTACCAGATCGAAGCCATAAAAGCCGTAGCAGAGCGTTTTTCTGATCACTACCGAAAGGCTTTGGTCGTACAGGCGACAGGGACAGGTAAAACAAGGGTTGCTATCGCTCTCGCTGAACTCCTTATCCGGGCGGGTTGGGCAAAACGCGTTTTGTTTCTTTGTGATCGCAAAGAGCTTCGTAAGCAGGCCAAGAATTCTTTCACCGAGTTTTTGGAAACCGAGCCTGTGAGAATTGTGAACTCTAGAGCAAGTGGGGAATCCACTGAACGAATATTCATCGCCACCTACCCCGCGATGTTGAAAGTATTCCAGTCGTTCGACGTAGGCTTTTTTGATCTGATTATTGCTGATGAATCCCATCGGTCTATCTACAATATTTATGGTGATCTCTTTCACTACTTCGATAGCTTGCAAATTGGTTTAACCGCAACGCCAGTAAACTTTGTCACACGCAGCACTTTTGGCCTTTTCAACTGCGAGGGCCAACTCCCAACGTTCAATTATGACCTCGAACAGGCGGTCACATCGGAGCCCCCGTATCTGACACCATTTGAAGTATTTGAACACACTACACAATTTCTAAGAGATGGAATTCGTCTTGAAGGTCTGACCGCCGAACAAATCGCGGAACTCGAAGACCAAGGTGAAGACCCAAACAACTACGACTTTTCCTCCGAGCAGATCGATCAAGGCATATTCAACCGTGACACCAACCGGGTCATAATCAGGAACTTGATGGAAAACGGTGTACGTGAAGGCTCCGAACAGTCTATCGGTAAGACCATAATATTTGCACGCAACCACGTGCATGCCATATTGATGAGCAGCTTGTTCGATGAAATGTATCCGCAATATGGCGGGAAGTTTTGCCGTGTCATCGATAATTACGACCCAAGGGCCGAACAATTAATCGACGACTTCAAAAGCTCCACTAACGAACTGACCATCGCGATCTCCGTCGATATGCTCGATACTGGCATAGACGTTCCTGAAATCGTCAATCTTGTATTCGCAAAACCAGTCAAGTCTCCAGTGAAGTTTTGGCAAATGGTTGGACGTGGCACTCGCCTGTGTCCTGACCTGTTTGGTCCAGGTCTCGACAAAAAGGTTTTCCGGATATTTGATCATTGGGGCAACTTCCAACGGTTCGAAGATGGGTACCAGCCAGCAGAACCACAGCCATCCAAGTCTCTGCTTCAAGTGTTGTTCGAGCAACGTCTAACCTTGGCTGAAACAGCGTTGCGCAAGAGCGAAATCGCTACCTTTGATGATATAGTCGCTCTGATATCAGCCGACATCGAAGCACTGCCGGAAGAATCGATTGCAGTACGTGAACGATGGAAGGAAAAACGATCAGTGGGCGCACTGGATAACCTTAATAAGTTTGAACCAAACACGGTTGCAGTACTTCGAAACACCATCGCACCACTCATGCAATGGCGGAATATCAGGGGCGCGACCGACGCTCATGCATTCGACTTGCTTGTGTGCAGGATTCAAATCGCCACGCTTATGGCATCGGCGGATGTTGCCGATCTACGCATAGATTTTATGGAGCGGTTGGATCGGCTCCAGATGAATCTGAACCCAGTGCGAGAGAAAGCCGAAGTCATAAAACGTGCTAAGTCGGACACTTTTTGGGAGAATCTGACGGTTGCAGCATTAGAGGATGTTCGTACGCCATTGCGCGAGATCATTCATTACCGTGAACCTGGGGTTAGCCCGGGTATCGGTCCTAAGATCATAGATGTGACGGAAGACGAGTCACTGGTCCAAACCGGGCGTCGCAGTGCAAGCCTACATACCGTTGACATGGCAGCCTACAAGAGCATCGTTGAAGGTGAGTTGCGGAAGCACTTCGATACGAACCCGACGCTAGTCAAAATCCGCAACGGTGAACCGGTTACAGCGGAGGACCTCAACGCAATAATTTCTCTGGTCCTGACACAGAACCCCGATGTTGGCCGTGAGGCACTGGAGGAGTTCTTCGAGACGACAGCCCTGCCGCTGGACCTGGCGATCCGCTCCATGGTGGGCCTTGATGCAGAAATGGTACGGGATCGTTTCTCGACTTTTGTGCTCAGCCACCCAGAGCTTACAGCCAAACAAACTCGGTTCTTGGGCATGCTCCAAAACCACATTGTCAAATTCGGTTTCATCACTATCGACAAACTCTATGACCAACCATTCACCGTGGTGGATGCAGACGGGCCTGAGGGTGTGTTCGACAAACCCGAAGACATCGATCAACTCATGAAAATCGTTAATCTCTTTGCGCCCCCTTCTCGGTCCGGCGATAGCGACGGAACGGATAAAGGAACAATTCACTAA
- a CDS encoding transcriptional regulator encodes MDSTNIKWATEQRFQYLEQRAFWHGSLNRSDLIEKFGISVPQASKDLASYQKMHPSNLSYDASKRQYSPTKGFTPHFASNNVDDYLFSHADAAEKSGETNMSEMLPRPVRIISTRAIQPVVESIYRVASVEIQYQSMNPQKPVPVWRRITPHAFGNDGLRWHVRAFCHEDMKFKDFIASRVLEARNLGDAGETAGSDANWSSTIDVQLIPNPELSNSQQAIIASEYGMEDGSLAITVRKAMLYYFNKRLRLDVASKLDKPHETPLVVSNRSEFTSAMMEAAK; translated from the coding sequence ATGGATTCGACAAATATCAAATGGGCAACAGAGCAAAGGTTCCAGTATTTGGAGCAACGAGCTTTCTGGCATGGGAGTCTGAACCGCAGCGATTTGATTGAGAAATTTGGAATATCTGTGCCGCAGGCATCGAAAGATTTGGCCTCGTACCAAAAGATGCATCCTTCTAATTTGTCCTACGACGCAAGCAAGAGGCAGTACTCACCAACCAAGGGTTTCACCCCGCACTTTGCTTCCAACAATGTCGATGATTACTTGTTTTCTCATGCGGATGCTGCTGAGAAGTCGGGCGAAACTAACATGTCCGAGATGTTGCCGCGACCAGTCCGCATCATTTCCACCCGCGCAATCCAGCCCGTTGTCGAAAGCATTTATCGAGTTGCATCAGTGGAAATTCAATATCAGTCAATGAATCCTCAAAAACCCGTACCTGTGTGGCGGAGAATTACACCCCATGCGTTCGGGAACGACGGGCTAAGATGGCACGTTCGGGCCTTTTGCCATGAAGATATGAAATTTAAGGATTTTATCGCATCCCGAGTTCTGGAAGCGCGTAACCTCGGCGATGCTGGAGAAACAGCAGGCAGTGATGCGAATTGGTCCAGCACTATAGATGTCCAACTGATCCCAAACCCAGAACTCTCCAACTCACAACAGGCGATTATCGCATCTGAATACGGCATGGAAGACGGATCACTTGCAATCACGGTGCGGAAGGCAATGCTATACTATTTCAACAAGCGGCTCAGGCTTGATGTAGCGTCAAAACTCGACAAGCCGCACGAAACACCTTTGGTTGTATCCAACCGCAGTGAGTTCACCTCAGCGATGATGGAGGCAGCGAAATGA